Proteins encoded within one genomic window of Providencia huaxiensis:
- a CDS encoding RepB family plasmid replication initiator protein, with product MDHQLESIDGTIMSKRTKDKDLEKLDVIKDSPQMSLFEIIESPAKKDDYSNTIEIYDALPKYIWDQKREHEDLSNAVVTRQCTIRGQHFTVKVKPAIIEKDDGRTVLIYAGQREEILEDALRKLAVNGKGHIIEGKAGVMFTLYELQKELSKMGHGYNLNEIKEAIQVCRGATLECISDDGEAFISSSFFPMVGLTTRGEFRKKGGNARCYVQFNPLVNESIMNLSFRQYNYKIGMQIRSPLARYIYKRMSHYWTQASPDSPYTPSLISFLTQSPRELSPRMPENVRAMKLALEALIKQEVISDYDANQIKDGRRVIDVRYVIRPHENFVKQVMASNKRKQQTELRAIKHGMIDHDIIDEPQRKGR from the coding sequence ATGGACCACCAGCTAGAAAGTATCGACGGAACAATCATGAGCAAGAGAACCAAAGACAAAGACCTGGAGAAACTCGACGTAATCAAAGACTCACCGCAAATGAGCCTGTTTGAGATCATTGAATCTCCGGCCAAGAAAGACGACTACTCCAACACCATCGAGATCTACGATGCGCTGCCGAAGTACATTTGGGACCAAAAGCGTGAGCATGAAGATTTATCCAACGCTGTAGTGACACGACAATGCACCATCAGAGGCCAGCATTTCACGGTGAAGGTGAAGCCAGCCATCATCGAGAAGGATGACGGAAGAACCGTGCTGATCTACGCGGGACAGCGAGAGGAAATCCTTGAGGATGCTCTACGCAAGCTCGCAGTGAACGGGAAAGGCCATATCATCGAGGGCAAGGCTGGAGTCATGTTCACTCTGTACGAACTCCAGAAAGAGCTCTCGAAGATGGGTCACGGGTACAACCTGAACGAAATCAAGGAAGCAATCCAGGTTTGTCGTGGCGCAACACTCGAATGTATCAGTGATGACGGTGAAGCCTTCATCAGCTCCAGCTTCTTCCCGATGGTGGGACTGACCACCAGAGGTGAGTTTCGCAAGAAAGGCGGGAACGCCAGGTGCTATGTGCAGTTCAACCCGCTGGTAAACGAATCGATCATGAATCTGTCGTTTCGTCAGTACAACTACAAAATCGGAATGCAAATCCGCTCCCCTCTTGCACGGTACATCTACAAGCGAATGAGCCACTACTGGACTCAAGCATCACCAGATTCGCCGTACACGCCATCGCTTATCAGCTTCCTGACCCAGAGCCCTCGTGAATTGAGCCCACGGATGCCGGAGAACGTCAGAGCCATGAAGCTCGCTCTGGAGGCCCTCATCAAACAAGAGGTCATAAGCGACTACGACGCGAACCAGATCAAGGATGGCCGCAGAGTCATCGACGTGCGGTACGTCATAAGGCCTCATGAGAACTTCGTGAAGCAGGTGATGGCGTCCAACAAGCGTAAGCAGCAGACAGAGCTACGGGCCATCAAGCACGGCATGATCGACCACGACATCATTGATGAACCCCAACGTAAGGGGAGATAG
- a CDS encoding phosphoadenosine phosphosulfate reductase domain-containing protein, with the protein MLRRENQGDLFDDQVVLPSLESVLTGISSSQRCDDRTTYFSAPDVDLSLYDHIIVCLSGGKDSIAAYLRLVDMGVDKSKVEFWHHDVDGQEGSSLMDWAFMRDYCRQLGEELGIPMYFSWLEGGFEGKMLKDNAYSHPHRVETPEGLLVLPRDHKRSKPGTRLRFPQQSPSLQTRWCSSALKIDVGRRALNNQERFKGKKILFITGERREESANRSKYNQLEAHACDRRYGKTARLVDAWRPVLHWTEEEVWEVIERHRILAPVPYRLGWSRSSCMTCIYNSQRIWSTIRHYWPERAGKIAQYEQTFGVTVSRKKIDVIDLGSAVAPIQISDVEALEQVSREDYTLPIFVPEGQKWVLPGGAFGREACGSD; encoded by the coding sequence ATGTTGAGACGAGAAAACCAAGGAGATTTGTTCGATGACCAGGTGGTGTTGCCATCACTGGAGTCGGTTCTTACCGGCATATCTTCCAGTCAGCGTTGTGACGATAGAACAACGTACTTCTCCGCTCCGGATGTGGACCTGAGTTTGTACGATCACATCATTGTTTGCCTGTCTGGAGGCAAAGACTCGATTGCTGCGTACTTGCGGCTGGTGGACATGGGTGTTGATAAGTCAAAGGTGGAGTTCTGGCACCATGATGTTGATGGTCAGGAAGGCAGTTCGTTGATGGATTGGGCCTTCATGCGTGATTACTGTCGTCAGCTCGGGGAAGAACTGGGTATCCCAATGTACTTCTCGTGGCTTGAGGGCGGCTTTGAGGGCAAAATGCTCAAAGACAATGCCTATAGCCACCCCCATCGTGTAGAGACGCCTGAGGGGCTTCTGGTGCTGCCTAGAGACCATAAGCGCTCTAAGCCTGGTACGCGCCTTCGTTTCCCTCAGCAATCGCCATCACTCCAAACAAGGTGGTGCTCATCAGCCTTGAAGATCGATGTTGGCCGCAGAGCTCTTAATAACCAGGAGCGCTTCAAGGGGAAGAAGATCCTTTTCATCACTGGTGAGCGCCGGGAGGAAAGTGCAAACAGATCCAAGTACAACCAGCTTGAGGCTCATGCCTGTGACAGAAGATATGGGAAGACTGCACGGTTAGTTGATGCCTGGAGGCCCGTTCTTCATTGGACTGAGGAGGAGGTATGGGAAGTAATCGAGCGTCACCGCATCCTGGCCCCAGTCCCTTATCGCCTTGGCTGGAGCCGGTCGTCGTGTATGACCTGCATCTACAACTCACAGCGTATCTGGTCCACGATCCGTCACTACTGGCCTGAACGAGCTGGGAAAATTGCTCAGTATGAACAAACCTTTGGTGTGACGGTATCAAGAAAAAAAATCGACGTAATAGATTTAGGTTCTGCTGTTGCGCCGATACAGATTAGTGATGTTGAGGCATTGGAGCAGGTATCCAGAGAAGATTACACGCTCCCGATTTTTGTGCCGGAGGGGCAGAAGTGGGTTCTCCCTGGTGGCGCATTTGGCCGAGAGGCCTGTGGTTCTGATTGA
- a CDS encoding S49 family peptidase yields MAENKEIPWEKELIEKYMFTLHKEQVKDRRWRTMLRVLRASGFVLLMIGFIILASNPGGMPWQSAKAGAPHTAYINIRGEIAAGTLADADHLIPSIQAAFDNPNSQAIVLRINSPGGSPVQAGRIYDEVKAQRALHPEKKVYAIIDDIGASGGYYIASAADEIYADRASLVGSIGVISSGFGFTGLMDKLGIERRAITSGEHKALLDPFSPLTSDMKKFWEGVLSKTHQQFIERVKAGRGDRLKDDPEVFSGLLWNGEQAKDIGLIDGLGSLNSVARDVIHQSNLVDYTPTEDIIRRLTQRAKLEASSFVQELSAVKVY; encoded by the coding sequence ATGGCAGAAAACAAAGAGATCCCCTGGGAGAAAGAACTCATTGAGAAGTACATGTTCACCCTGCATAAAGAGCAGGTGAAAGACCGGCGCTGGCGGACCATGTTGCGTGTGCTTCGCGCATCTGGTTTCGTGCTTCTCATGATCGGCTTCATCATTTTGGCATCTAATCCGGGTGGGATGCCGTGGCAAAGCGCCAAGGCAGGAGCCCCTCACACCGCGTATATCAACATCCGTGGTGAAATTGCTGCTGGCACTCTGGCCGATGCTGATCACCTTATCCCGTCCATCCAAGCTGCATTCGACAACCCGAACTCACAAGCTATCGTGCTTCGCATAAACAGCCCTGGCGGTAGCCCGGTTCAAGCAGGACGGATTTATGACGAAGTGAAGGCGCAGCGAGCCCTTCATCCGGAGAAAAAGGTCTACGCCATCATTGATGACATCGGTGCCTCTGGCGGTTACTACATCGCCTCTGCTGCGGATGAAATCTATGCTGACCGCGCCAGCCTTGTCGGTTCTATCGGCGTCATCAGCTCGGGGTTTGGATTCACCGGCTTGATGGACAAGCTCGGCATCGAGCGCCGGGCTATCACTTCCGGAGAGCACAAAGCGCTTCTCGACCCATTCTCCCCTCTTACCTCTGACATGAAGAAATTCTGGGAGGGCGTTCTATCGAAAACCCACCAGCAGTTCATCGAACGAGTGAAGGCTGGGCGGGGTGATCGACTGAAAGACGACCCAGAGGTGTTTTCTGGATTGCTCTGGAACGGGGAGCAGGCCAAAGACATTGGGCTGATTGATGGCCTGGGTAGTTTGAACTCCGTGGCGCGAGACGTCATCCACCAGAGCAACTTGGTGGACTACACACCAACCGAAGACATCATCCGGCGACTGACCCAACGAGCGAAGCTCGAAGCCAGTTCCTTCGTGCAAGAACTCAGCGCTGTGAAAGTTTACTGA
- a CDS encoding DsbA family protein: protein MTEQSTKSLRLGVVAAILLGLVGTGFGIYQFVKEKDLAQEIANVKSTVNQVKDAEGVTFKSKAEFEAAVAESINKFVAQKQQADIDQKYAQFEAAPEKVEEGKHIYGDLGARFTLVEFSDMECPFCKRFHDTPKQIVDASKGNVNWQWKHMPLDFHNPAAHKEALAAECIAEQKGNRGFWVFVNDIFHHTQGNGGGVADLASVVTGVGADLDAFRECLGSGKYEDKVEADIQKAKSYGVNGTPATFVVDNHTGKSQLLGGAQPAQAIMAVMRKMMIESQQDDSANQ, encoded by the coding sequence ATGACAGAACAAAGTACCAAATCACTACGTCTCGGGGTTGTTGCCGCCATTCTTTTGGGGCTCGTAGGAACCGGGTTCGGGATCTACCAGTTCGTGAAAGAGAAGGATCTGGCGCAAGAGATCGCCAACGTGAAGTCTACGGTCAACCAGGTGAAGGATGCCGAAGGCGTCACCTTCAAAAGCAAGGCAGAGTTTGAAGCTGCTGTGGCCGAAAGCATCAACAAGTTTGTCGCGCAGAAACAACAAGCCGACATCGATCAGAAGTATGCCCAGTTCGAGGCAGCACCTGAGAAGGTCGAAGAAGGCAAACACATCTACGGGGACCTTGGTGCTCGGTTCACGCTGGTGGAGTTCTCCGATATGGAGTGCCCATTCTGCAAGCGATTCCACGACACACCCAAACAAATTGTGGATGCCAGCAAAGGCAATGTGAATTGGCAGTGGAAGCACATGCCTCTCGATTTCCATAACCCGGCAGCTCACAAGGAAGCTCTGGCCGCTGAATGTATTGCTGAGCAGAAGGGCAACCGTGGCTTCTGGGTCTTCGTTAACGACATTTTCCACCATACCCAGGGGAATGGTGGCGGTGTTGCTGACCTGGCCTCTGTTGTCACTGGTGTTGGTGCTGATCTGGATGCGTTCCGGGAGTGCCTCGGCTCAGGAAAGTACGAAGACAAGGTTGAAGCTGACATCCAGAAAGCCAAGAGCTATGGCGTCAACGGGACACCAGCCACTTTTGTAGTGGACAACCATACCGGCAAGAGCCAGCTTCTCGGCGGCGCTCAACCGGCGCAAGCCATCATGGCCGTGATGCGAAAAATGATGATTGAGTCGCAACAAGACGACTCCGCGAACCAATAA
- a CDS encoding Fe3+-siderophore ABC transporter permease, protein MLKRGIINLAASYIIVDALLRNAAIWIFGLSFSVGGTYVTGEASTWVVYLATSGAMTLCSVVTAYLLVTYHRWGLMTARVWLLLSACLNGYAVYLSSHNIQLVVALLSSLFIALWMLKTLEQPAVKGTYKVIADLHRQLWGMLKGQTQ, encoded by the coding sequence ATGCTAAAACGCGGAATTATCAATCTCGCTGCTAGTTACATCATTGTTGATGCCCTACTCCGGAATGCAGCAATTTGGATCTTTGGCTTGTCCTTCTCCGTTGGTGGCACTTACGTCACTGGCGAGGCCAGTACATGGGTCGTTTACCTAGCCACTTCTGGTGCCATGACACTCTGTTCTGTCGTAACAGCCTACCTGCTCGTGACCTATCACCGCTGGGGGCTGATGACGGCCAGGGTCTGGTTGCTATTGAGTGCCTGCCTAAACGGCTATGCCGTCTATTTGAGTAGCCACAACATCCAGTTGGTGGTGGCACTGCTTTCCAGCCTGTTTATTGCTTTGTGGATGCTCAAGACCCTTGAGCAACCAGCAGTGAAGGGGACGTACAAGGTAATCGCTGATCTTCACCGTCAGCTATGGGGAATGTTGAAGGGGCAAACACAATGA
- a CDS encoding nitrite reductase: MTTNTQNANANQVRSLRDMLVPALLFYVVMTAMFVGLDAFMDKPTSMNLPFMPFLVSMVSFTSDARRAWDWRNGTKVVAVLTAVAMLLAFIYQLAVGEMNLLGVGIYPATAILLLAISWVIRAIGKTAPFQFLGRHLARFGASKWVQRTAAVIVLAGGLAITIYAYWLNHGS; encoded by the coding sequence ATGACGACGAATACTCAAAACGCGAACGCCAACCAGGTTCGGTCTTTACGCGACATGCTTGTCCCCGCCCTGTTGTTCTATGTGGTGATGACGGCCATGTTTGTGGGTCTTGACGCATTCATGGATAAACCCACCAGCATGAACCTGCCATTTATGCCGTTCCTTGTCTCGATGGTGAGTTTTACCAGTGACGCACGTCGAGCGTGGGACTGGCGAAACGGGACCAAGGTTGTAGCTGTATTGACTGCGGTAGCCATGCTGTTGGCATTCATCTATCAGCTCGCGGTCGGAGAGATGAATCTCTTAGGGGTTGGTATATACCCGGCCACAGCCATCCTTCTGTTGGCAATCTCCTGGGTGATTCGCGCTATCGGAAAGACAGCACCTTTCCAGTTCCTGGGGAGACACCTGGCGCGGTTTGGTGCATCGAAGTGGGTCCAGCGTACCGCCGCAGTCATTGTGCTCGCGGGAGGCCTTGCCATCACTATCTATGCCTACTGGCTTAACCACGGGAGCTGA
- a CDS encoding thermonuclease family protein, translating into MRLGFVKNTGVSAFLVAMLVVAPQVWAETFTAKVVGVSDGDTVKVLTEQSCDSGKDCRSGKIQYRVRLAEIDTPEKKQPYGSKAKQVLSDLVFGRMIKVEQIDKDRYGRLVANLYVDGKWVNAEMVRSGSAWVYRQYAKTPELFKLEAEAKADKRGLWALPESERTPPWEWRRKH; encoded by the coding sequence ATGAGGTTAGGTTTTGTGAAAAATACGGGGGTTTCAGCGTTCCTGGTAGCCATGCTGGTGGTGGCCCCTCAGGTATGGGCAGAAACCTTTACTGCGAAGGTTGTGGGGGTGTCTGACGGTGATACGGTCAAGGTCCTGACTGAACAAAGCTGTGACTCCGGGAAAGATTGCCGGAGCGGCAAAATCCAGTACCGGGTAAGGCTGGCGGAAATCGACACCCCAGAGAAGAAACAACCCTACGGCTCAAAGGCGAAACAGGTGTTGTCCGATCTGGTGTTTGGTCGAATGATTAAAGTCGAGCAAATCGACAAAGACCGTTATGGCCGTCTGGTCGCCAACCTTTATGTCGATGGCAAATGGGTCAATGCCGAAATGGTCCGTTCTGGGAGTGCGTGGGTGTACCGGCAGTACGCCAAAACACCGGAGCTGTTCAAGCTGGAGGCCGAAGCCAAAGCCGATAAGCGAGGTCTCTGGGCATTACCGGAATCGGAGAGAACTCCCCCTTGGGAGTGGCGAAGAAAGCACTAA
- a CDS encoding HU family DNA-binding protein gives MNKSELIMKVAEDADINKAKAEAAVNALINSVTEELKAGGTVALTGFGTFHVKERAARTGRNPQTGENIQIAAANIPGFKAGKGLKDSVN, from the coding sequence ATGAACAAAAGTGAACTGATTATGAAAGTGGCCGAAGACGCTGACATTAACAAAGCAAAGGCCGAAGCTGCGGTAAATGCGCTGATCAACTCAGTGACAGAGGAGCTTAAAGCGGGTGGGACAGTAGCGCTCACTGGGTTTGGTACTTTCCACGTTAAGGAACGCGCAGCGCGAACCGGGCGGAATCCCCAGACTGGAGAGAACATCCAGATCGCGGCGGCCAACATTCCTGGGTTCAAAGCTGGTAAGGGGTTGAAAGACTCCGTGAACTAG
- a CDS encoding chromosome segregation protein ParM, whose protein sequence is MRLSSTQKDVLFILYAIEAGGKAEPVPGVKILEMINSARQSGIHGTNFRTSCHTLVENGLLNKYRNASLKLAFRLTDDGRERAGEIYRKRLEEEQEK, encoded by the coding sequence ATGAGATTGTCGTCAACTCAAAAAGACGTTTTGTTCATTCTATACGCAATTGAGGCCGGTGGAAAAGCCGAGCCTGTACCAGGTGTAAAAATACTGGAGATGATCAATTCAGCTCGCCAGAGCGGTATTCATGGAACGAACTTCCGAACGTCATGCCACACGCTGGTGGAGAACGGCCTGTTGAACAAGTACCGGAATGCTTCTCTAAAGCTGGCCTTTAGGCTGACCGACGATGGCAGGGAACGTGCAGGAGAGATATACCGAAAACGGCTGGAAGAAGAGCAAGAGAAGTAA
- a CDS encoding XRE family transcriptional regulator, whose translation MARTLDQMLATEKPEVVAKAQKAATEMLLNIHLAELRDRMNLTQGEIAASLGVRQPTVSEMEKPGRDLKLSSIKRYVEASGGKLRLDVELPDGTHYGFAV comes from the coding sequence ATGGCAAGAACTCTTGACCAAATGCTGGCAACAGAAAAGCCTGAGGTTGTTGCCAAAGCACAGAAAGCGGCCACTGAGATGTTACTGAACATCCACTTGGCAGAGCTTCGTGATCGCATGAACCTTACCCAGGGGGAAATTGCTGCATCTCTGGGTGTGAGACAGCCGACAGTCTCCGAGATGGAAAAACCTGGACGAGATCTCAAGCTGTCGTCCATTAAGCGGTACGTTGAGGCCTCCGGTGGCAAGCTACGCCTCGATGTTGAACTTCCGGACGGCACCCACTACGGCTTTGCCGTTTAA
- a CDS encoding type II toxin-antitoxin system RelE/ParE family toxin yields MWVIETTDTFDEWFDALDDTDRANVLASMMVLRDRGPMLSRPYADTVNGSSYSNMKELRVQSKGDPIRAFFAFDPKRKGILLCAGNKTGDEKRFYEVMIPIADREFAAHLDKLKKE; encoded by the coding sequence ATGTGGGTCATCGAGACAACCGACACCTTTGATGAGTGGTTCGATGCTCTGGATGATACCGATAGAGCAAACGTGCTGGCTTCGATGATGGTGCTGCGAGATAGAGGCCCCATGCTGTCGAGGCCATACGCGGATACTGTTAACGGTTCATCCTACAGCAACATGAAAGAGCTTCGGGTCCAAAGCAAAGGAGATCCTATCAGAGCGTTCTTTGCGTTCGATCCAAAGCGTAAGGGGATTCTTCTCTGCGCCGGTAACAAGACCGGGGACGAGAAAAGGTTTTATGAAGTAATGATCCCAATTGCAGACCGTGAGTTTGCGGCGCACTTGGATAAATTGAAGAAGGAGTGA
- a CDS encoding transcriptional regulator: MNNLPLLLDAREAIDYYHQHPGMTDAEKAYVVAFLSGEGRSNSQIREDLGIEKVYTVTHLKRAGTLSEEELTLWLRNPRKITLGHVRAVAKLPFSKREKLLRDLLHTRTPVHKFEAIAKGKEVDRDADIKRLETLMSDATGRPIKVRYNPAKRSGELTLGFFTLDDLDDVCKALGFDPSEQM, translated from the coding sequence ATGAACAACCTACCCCTACTGCTCGATGCAAGAGAAGCCATTGACTACTACCACCAGCATCCAGGCATGACTGATGCAGAAAAGGCCTATGTGGTCGCGTTCCTAAGCGGAGAGGGGCGTTCAAACAGTCAGATCAGAGAGGATCTGGGTATTGAGAAGGTCTATACGGTTACACACCTGAAACGCGCCGGTACGCTATCGGAGGAAGAGCTAACACTCTGGCTCAGAAATCCACGCAAGATCACCCTGGGGCATGTGAGGGCCGTGGCTAAGTTACCTTTCAGCAAGAGAGAAAAGCTCCTGAGGGATCTCCTGCATACCAGGACACCGGTTCATAAATTTGAGGCGATAGCGAAGGGCAAAGAAGTGGACAGGGATGCAGACATTAAGCGCCTGGAGACCCTGATGAGCGATGCTACGGGTAGGCCTATCAAAGTTCGCTATAACCCCGCGAAGCGCTCCGGGGAACTGACGCTGGGATTCTTCACGCTCGATGACCTGGATGACGTGTGCAAGGCTTTGGGGTTTGATCCAAGCGAGCAGATGTAA
- a CDS encoding DUF1643 domain-containing protein, with the protein MSAIISKCGMYRYRLERDVQPEGLVFGYFGVNGSTATATEDDHTVRKWIGFTKVNGGRRFIVGNAFAFRATDVRELATAVDPVGPENEIHLERIIRDADVLVPCWGSRTKLPKSLHVHLDRLLEQLVASGKPVLAFGVTGSGDPKHPLMLGYSTKLVPWGGK; encoded by the coding sequence TTGAGTGCAATTATCAGCAAGTGCGGCATGTACAGATACCGTCTGGAAAGGGATGTGCAACCCGAAGGCCTTGTGTTCGGTTATTTTGGTGTAAACGGCTCTACGGCCACGGCCACCGAGGACGATCACACGGTCAGAAAGTGGATAGGGTTTACCAAGGTCAACGGAGGGAGGCGATTCATAGTCGGTAATGCTTTTGCTTTTCGGGCGACCGACGTTCGAGAGCTGGCTACGGCGGTTGATCCTGTCGGGCCTGAAAATGAAATCCACTTGGAAAGGATTATTCGGGATGCTGATGTCTTGGTGCCCTGCTGGGGGAGCCGAACTAAGCTGCCTAAGTCTTTGCATGTTCATTTGGACAGGCTTTTAGAGCAGCTCGTTGCATCTGGGAAGCCGGTATTGGCATTTGGCGTGACTGGTTCGGGGGACCCGAAGCACCCACTAATGCTTGGATATTCGACAAAACTTGTGCCCTGGGGAGGAAAATAA
- a CDS encoding recombinase family protein produces MRLFGYARVSTSQQSLDLQVRALKDAGVKANRIFTDKASGSSTDREGLDLLRMKVEEGDVILVKKLDRLGRDTADMIQLIKEFDAQGVAVRFIDDGISTDGDMGQMVVTILSAVAQAERRRILERTNEGRQEAKLKGIKFGRRRTVDRNVVLTLHQKGTGATEIAHQLSIARSTVYKILEDERAS; encoded by the coding sequence ATGCGACTTTTTGGTTACGCTCGGGTCTCAACCAGTCAGCAGTCTCTTGATCTTCAGGTCAGAGCACTCAAAGACGCAGGTGTGAAAGCAAACCGTATATTTACCGATAAGGCATCCGGCAGTTCAACAGATCGGGAAGGGCTGGATTTGCTGAGGATGAAGGTGGAGGAAGGTGATGTCATTCTGGTTAAGAAGCTCGACCGTCTTGGCCGCGACACTGCCGATATGATCCAACTGATAAAGGAATTTGACGCTCAGGGCGTGGCAGTCCGGTTCATTGATGACGGGATCAGTACCGACGGTGATATGGGGCAAATGGTGGTCACCATCCTGTCGGCTGTGGCACAGGCTGAACGCCGGAGGATCCTAGAGCGCACGAATGAGGGCCGACAGGAAGCAAAGCTGAAAGGAATCAAATTTGGCCGCAGGCGTACCGTGGACAGGAACGTCGTGCTGACGCTTCATCAGAAGGGCACTGGTGCAACGGAAATTGCTCATCAGCTCAGTATTGCCCGCTCCACGGTTTATAAAATTCTTGAAGACGAAAGGGCCTCGTGA
- a CDS encoding broad-spectrum class A beta-lactamase TEM-1, whose translation MSIQHFRVALIPFFAAFCLPVFAHPETLVKVKDAEDQLGARVGYIELDLNSGKILESFRPEERFPMMSTFKVLLCGAVLSRVDAGQEQLGRRIHYSQNDLVEYSPVTEKHLTDGMTVRELCSAAITMSDNTAANLLLTTIGGPKELTAFLHNMGDHVTRLDRWEPELNEAIPNDERDTTMPAAMATTLRKLLTGELLTLASRQQLIDWMEADKVAGPLLRSALPAGWFIADKSGAGERGSRGIIAALGPDGKPSRIVVIYTTGSQATMDERNRQIAEIGASLIKHW comes from the coding sequence ATGAGTATTCAACATTTTCGTGTCGCCCTTATTCCCTTTTTTGCGGCATTTTGCCTTCCTGTTTTTGCTCACCCAGAAACGCTGGTGAAAGTAAAAGATGCTGAAGATCAGTTGGGTGCACGAGTGGGTTACATCGAACTGGATCTCAACAGCGGTAAGATCCTTGAGAGTTTTCGCCCCGAAGAACGTTTTCCAATGATGAGCACTTTTAAAGTTCTGCTATGTGGTGCGGTATTATCCCGTGTTGACGCCGGGCAAGAGCAACTCGGTCGCCGCATACACTATTCTCAGAATGACTTGGTTGAGTACTCACCAGTCACAGAAAAGCATCTTACGGATGGCATGACAGTAAGAGAATTATGCAGTGCTGCCATAACCATGAGTGATAACACTGCTGCCAACTTACTTCTGACAACGATCGGAGGACCGAAGGAGCTAACCGCTTTTTTGCACAACATGGGGGATCATGTAACTCGCCTTGATCGTTGGGAACCGGAGCTGAATGAAGCCATACCAAACGACGAGCGTGACACCACGATGCCTGCAGCAATGGCAACAACGTTGCGCAAACTATTAACTGGCGAACTACTTACTCTAGCTTCCCGGCAACAATTAATAGACTGGATGGAGGCGGATAAAGTTGCAGGACCACTTCTGCGCTCGGCCCTTCCGGCTGGCTGGTTTATTGCTGATAAATCTGGAGCCGGTGAGCGTGGGTCTCGCGGTATCATTGCAGCACTGGGGCCAGATGGTAAGCCCTCCCGTATCGTAGTTATCTACACGACGGGGAGTCAGGCAACTATGGATGAACGAAATAGACAGATCGCTGAGATAGGTGCCTCACTGATTAAGCATTGGTAA
- a CDS encoding 16S rRNA (guanine(1405)-N(7))-methyltransferase RmtB1, which produces MNINDALTSILASKKYRALCPDTVRRILTEEWGRHKSPKQTVEAARTRLHGICGAYVTPESLKAAAAALSAGDVKKALSLHASTKERLAELDTLYDFIFSAETPRRVLDIACGLNPLALYERGIASVWGCDIHQGLGDVITPFAREKDWDFTFALQDVLCAPPAEAGDLALIFKLLPLLEREQAGSAMALLQSLNTPRMAVSFPTRSLGGRGKGMEANYAAWFEGGLPAEFEIEDKKTIGTELIYLIKKNG; this is translated from the coding sequence ATGAACATCAACGATGCCCTCACCTCCATCCTGGCCTCAAAAAAATACCGCGCCCTTTGCCCGGATACCGTGCGGCGCATCCTGACTGAGGAATGGGGGCGGCATAAATCCCCCAAACAGACCGTAGAGGCTGCACGCACCCGGCTGCATGGAATTTGCGGGGCATATGTCACCCCGGAATCGCTCAAGGCTGCTGCCGCCGCGCTTTCTGCGGGCGATGTAAAAAAGGCATTGTCGCTGCATGCCTCCACCAAGGAGCGACTGGCCGAGCTGGATACCCTGTACGATTTTATCTTTTCAGCCGAAACTCCCCGCCGCGTGCTGGATATCGCCTGCGGTCTTAACCCCTTGGCGCTATACGAGCGCGGCATTGCATCCGTGTGGGGCTGTGATATCCACCAGGGATTGGGGGATGTCATCACCCCCTTTGCTAGGGAAAAAGATTGGGATTTTACCTTTGCCCTGCAGGATGTGCTGTGTGCGCCGCCCGCCGAAGCCGGCGACCTGGCGCTGATTTTTAAGCTTTTGCCCCTGCTGGAGCGGGAGCAGGCCGGTTCTGCCATGGCACTTTTACAATCCCTCAATACCCCGCGCATGGCTGTCAGCTTTCCCACGCGTAGTTTAGGCGGGCGTGGAAAAGGCATGGAGGCGAACTACGCCGCATGGTTCGAGGGCGGCTTGCCCGCCGAGTTTGAGATTGAGGATAAAAAGACCATCGGAACAGAACTTATATACTTGATAAAAAAGAATGGATAA